A genomic stretch from Deinococcus cellulosilyticus NBRC 106333 = KACC 11606 includes:
- a CDS encoding ABC transporter substrate-binding protein produces MKTWLTLALLAATSAQAVTITHVAGTTELKSTPKRIVALEYNYQDALLKLGIKPVGVADHGAGPLPHLAKGLKNVPSVGLLAEPSLEKIMALKPDLILADAERHKAIYEQLNRIAPTIMFNTYYGTYKDQLEQFSVVAKIVGKESLAKTALNDNQRIFQKAKILTRPETFVTGVMTPTDFWVHTDKSFVGSLLQDLGLKTPVSNPQNTQYKITLENLIAYNPDALVIMINPGDEALWKEWQKNPLYQNLKAVKNKKVYTFSRELWAKGRGIQGINLILQQATTSGLLTGKTQK; encoded by the coding sequence ATGAAAACCTGGCTTACCCTCGCCCTGCTTGCTGCCACCTCAGCGCAGGCCGTGACCATCACGCACGTTGCAGGCACCACCGAACTGAAAAGCACCCCCAAACGCATTGTGGCTCTGGAATACAACTATCAGGATGCCCTCCTGAAACTCGGGATCAAACCTGTGGGCGTAGCCGACCACGGGGCAGGCCCCCTCCCCCACCTTGCCAAAGGCCTGAAAAACGTGCCCAGTGTGGGGCTGCTGGCCGAGCCCAGCCTGGAAAAAATCATGGCTCTGAAACCTGATTTGATCCTGGCAGACGCCGAGCGCCACAAGGCCATTTATGAACAGCTGAACCGCATTGCGCCCACCATCATGTTCAACACCTACTACGGCACCTACAAGGACCAGCTTGAGCAGTTCTCTGTGGTGGCAAAGATTGTGGGCAAAGAGAGTCTGGCAAAGACGGCCCTGAACGACAACCAGCGCATTTTCCAGAAGGCAAAAATCCTCACCCGGCCTGAAACCTTTGTGACCGGCGTGATGACCCCCACTGACTTCTGGGTGCACACCGACAAGAGCTTCGTGGGCTCCCTGCTGCAGGACCTGGGCCTGAAAACCCCTGTCAGCAACCCCCAGAACACCCAGTACAAGATCACACTGGAAAACCTGATTGCCTACAACCCTGACGCCCTGGTGATCATGATCAACCCAGGTGACGAGGCCCTCTGGAAAGAATGGCAGAAAAACCCCCTCTACCAGAACCTGAAAGCCGTGAAGAACAAAAAGGTCTACACCTTCAGCCGTGAACTGTGGGCCAAGGGGCGCGGGATTCAGGGCATCAACCTGATTCTGCAACAGGCCACCACCAGTGGACTGCTGACCGGAAAAACCCAGAAGTAA
- a CDS encoding DUF4385 domain-containing protein → MRQNKKEAASTRLSTPNKKFDYSLDYPNLNLREHPELYRVGVGEQGVLLVEPYKSEILPVWRFKTPEIASESSEAIYRMFLEYLAREDFVGADMARKFMQMGYTRARRYANHKSGRKYDAVTGELLPNEEDAVKAAAALVFKEKLALLNSNAKYQQMKAEHKSKYG, encoded by the coding sequence CCCAACAAGAAATTTGATTATTCGCTGGATTATCCAAACCTCAATTTGCGCGAACATCCCGAGCTTTATCGGGTGGGGGTGGGCGAGCAGGGCGTTTTGCTGGTTGAACCGTACAAGAGCGAAATCCTTCCTGTCTGGCGCTTCAAGACGCCAGAGATTGCCTCAGAAAGCAGTGAGGCCATTTACCGGATGTTCCTGGAATATCTGGCCCGGGAGGATTTTGTGGGTGCGGACATGGCCCGCAAATTCATGCAGATGGGGTACACGCGGGCAAGGCGTTATGCCAACCACAAAAGTGGCCGCAAATATGATGCTGTCACCGGAGAGTTGCTGCCCAATGAAGAGGATGCCGTCAAGGCGGCCGCTGCACTGGTGTTTAAAGAGAAGCTTGCACTGCTGAATTCCAATGCAAAATACCAGCAGATGAAAGCAGAGCACAAATCAAAATACGGTTGA
- a CDS encoding IucA/IucC family protein: MAHRLTPSRADFIGATGQEEVSRKLLTALLRENIGGLDQTPMQHPSLGLCVQHGPHLIPVRPEGLWHPLEARSAEVWNEDIRNWISALDFAGTLDLPGFDLLKEEFEAAQQYSQYRLSQMPQLLAKQTTEQNLLFFDRLAALLDHPIYPLPARLGFGPQDLQMYCPESSKGFLLRWVAVPAQHVFLSSKPPEIFPDFADVGLPDLPEHHLLPVHPHSLDHVESLTPDLQLKVAPLSFLKVHPTLSLRTVVLEDAPELHLKLPLRIRTLGYRNLRTLQPKCFKDGAVMQEVLRELCGPEVLLTDESHYGHAGTQDLGYLLRKYPALPKGSLQVGLASLLAPHPDGGRVIEHLTSSPRMLLRNTVQLLLETHLKLALRHGIVLEAHQQNTTLVLKPDGLHLLLRDNDAPRIHWEHFRSKHPDLAQKLLPFGDPCLPTDSVDALADMFITIILHLCVTSVLRQAAEAGLIDLHTELQGVRHCIERLLDEHQDSPFAGHFRKRLLEDVHFPSKTMLSAGTLFPKADLGVSDINKSYRRQAPNYLRTP, translated from the coding sequence ATGGCGCATCGCCTCACCCCATCCCGTGCTGATTTCATAGGGGCCACCGGGCAGGAGGAGGTCAGCCGCAAGCTGCTGACGGCCCTGCTCAGGGAAAACATCGGGGGGCTGGACCAGACGCCCATGCAGCATCCGTCACTGGGCCTGTGCGTCCAGCATGGACCCCACCTGATTCCCGTCAGACCTGAGGGATTGTGGCACCCGCTGGAGGCCCGCTCTGCTGAAGTGTGGAATGAAGACATCCGCAACTGGATCTCTGCACTGGATTTTGCCGGGACGCTGGACCTCCCTGGTTTTGACCTGCTGAAAGAAGAGTTTGAAGCTGCGCAGCAGTACAGCCAGTACCGCCTCAGCCAGATGCCTCAACTGCTTGCGAAACAGACCACAGAGCAGAACCTGCTGTTCTTTGACCGTCTGGCCGCCCTGCTGGACCACCCGATCTATCCCCTGCCTGCCAGGCTGGGCTTTGGTCCACAGGACCTGCAGATGTACTGCCCCGAAAGCAGCAAGGGGTTTCTGCTGCGCTGGGTGGCAGTGCCAGCACAGCATGTGTTTCTGAGCAGCAAGCCGCCTGAGATTTTCCCTGATTTTGCAGATGTGGGGCTTCCTGATCTGCCAGAGCATCACCTGCTGCCTGTGCATCCCCACTCGCTGGATCATGTGGAAAGCCTGACTCCAGATCTGCAGCTCAAAGTTGCCCCCCTGTCTTTCCTGAAGGTGCATCCCACCCTGTCTTTGAGAACCGTGGTGCTGGAAGACGCCCCTGAGCTTCACCTCAAACTGCCCCTGCGCATCCGCACCCTGGGGTACCGCAACCTGCGCACTTTGCAGCCAAAGTGCTTCAAAGATGGCGCGGTCATGCAGGAGGTGCTCCGTGAACTCTGTGGTCCTGAGGTGCTGCTGACCGATGAAAGCCATTACGGCCATGCAGGCACCCAGGATCTGGGGTACCTGCTCAGGAAATATCCTGCCCTTCCCAAAGGCAGCTTGCAGGTGGGACTGGCCTCTCTGCTTGCCCCACACCCCGATGGAGGCAGGGTGATTGAGCACCTGACCTCCAGCCCCAGAATGCTCCTGAGGAACACCGTGCAGCTCCTGCTGGAAACACACCTGAAACTGGCCCTGCGACACGGCATCGTGCTGGAGGCCCACCAGCAGAACACCACCCTGGTGCTGAAACCCGATGGTCTGCACCTGCTGCTCAGGGACAACGATGCCCCCCGCATTCACTGGGAGCATTTCAGGAGCAAACACCCTGATCTGGCCCAGAAGCTCCTGCCTTTCGGGGACCCCTGTCTGCCCACCGACAGCGTGGACGCCCTGGCCGACATGTTCATCACCATCATCTTGCACCTGTGCGTGACCAGTGTGCTCAGACAGGCTGCAGAAGCAGGACTGATTGACCTGCACACCGAACTTCAGGGGGTGCGACACTGCATCGAAAGGCTGCTGGATGAGCATCAGGATTCACCCTTTGCAGGCCATTTCAGAAAACGCCTGCTGGAAGATGTGCATTTCCCCAGCAAGACCATGCTCAGTGCAGGAACCCTGTTTCCCAAAGCGGACCTCGGGGTCAGTGACATCAACAAGAGTTACCGACGCCAGGCCCCCAATTACCTGAGGACCCCATGA
- a CDS encoding alanine racemase yields MIPETVRKRISGLQPHPTYLYNLDALQHHAKQVKQHLGRVRVLYAAKANPDPQILQTLHGIVDGFEVASGGEFRHVVHHHPDAQVSFGAPSKLPADLEFALRSGVHRIHVEGPRELVQLSDIARRLNQRAHILLRVNLGLSLPDAPLAMGGKPSPFGMDEVLLQEALTLLRKHPELVCHGVHLHLASGIRDAHRHAVLLQEALRWFEGFTRKHHLDWHEINLGGGMGVNYQHPEQKYDWATLGAALQQHSHLDLRIEPGRSMVAHCGYYATPILDIKKSHGETFLLLQGGTHHFRTPAAQGHSHPFEVINLKTPEVQDLQVHVVGQLCTPKDRLSSGAWISGAAVGDWVVFPMAGAYAWNISHTAFLMHPEPNFEHLSPQRQELTLSS; encoded by the coding sequence GTGATTCCTGAGACGGTTCGCAAAAGAATCTCTGGGCTTCAGCCCCACCCCACCTACCTGTATAACCTGGATGCACTGCAACACCATGCAAAGCAGGTGAAGCAGCATCTGGGCAGGGTCAGGGTGCTCTATGCAGCCAAGGCCAACCCGGACCCCCAGATCCTGCAGACCCTGCACGGCATTGTGGATGGATTCGAGGTGGCCTCTGGCGGAGAATTTCGCCATGTGGTGCACCACCATCCTGATGCACAGGTGTCTTTTGGAGCCCCCTCAAAGCTGCCTGCCGATCTGGAGTTTGCCCTCAGGTCCGGGGTGCACCGCATCCACGTTGAGGGTCCCCGTGAACTCGTGCAGCTTTCAGACATCGCCCGGAGATTGAACCAGCGTGCGCACATCCTGCTGAGGGTCAATCTGGGCCTGTCTCTGCCAGATGCGCCCCTGGCAATGGGCGGAAAACCCTCTCCTTTCGGGATGGATGAGGTGTTGTTGCAAGAAGCCCTGACCCTGCTGAGAAAGCACCCTGAACTGGTCTGTCACGGGGTGCACCTGCATCTGGCTTCAGGGATCAGGGACGCACACCGACATGCTGTGCTGTTGCAGGAAGCCCTCAGGTGGTTTGAGGGGTTCACCAGAAAGCACCATCTGGACTGGCATGAAATCAATCTGGGAGGAGGGATGGGGGTGAATTACCAGCACCCGGAGCAGAAATACGACTGGGCAACGCTGGGAGCAGCCCTGCAGCAACATTCCCATCTGGACCTGCGCATCGAACCGGGTCGCAGCATGGTGGCCCACTGTGGTTATTACGCCACACCCATTCTGGACATCAAAAAAAGTCACGGAGAGACCTTCTTGCTCCTTCAGGGGGGCACCCATCACTTCCGCACTCCGGCAGCGCAAGGGCATTCCCATCCTTTTGAGGTCATCAACCTGAAAACACCTGAGGTGCAAGACCTTCAGGTCCATGTGGTGGGCCAGCTTTGCACCCCCAAAGACCGCCTGAGCTCAGGTGCCTGGATCTCCGGAGCGGCAGTGGGTGACTGGGTGGTGTTCCCAATGGCAGGGGCCTACGCCTGGAACATTTCCCACACGGCTTTCCTGATGCATCCAGAGCCAAACTTTGAGCACCTGAGCCCGCAACGTCAGGAATTGACCCTTTCTTCCTGA
- a CDS encoding ATP-grasp domain-containing protein yields MSLTLALIAYLPTDAVTQGFLPAAQKLGWKVMLYTDVPELHHKAYEGLSFKPEIIEADVFQVQSLIEAVASHGKPDVVFSNSDHLQTQTALLAEYFGLPGKPWKAAYRAKNKAAMRRQLEAPDFYHTVLHPDQDWHTNHPYPVVLKPREGVASRHAYYIPDALTLRDRVQQVWSEEKIPLVVEQYLTGQLYTLETLGDGETIQVLGGFKTRLSPPPYFLEETMEWQPDLPAEMQQQVLEQLAKLGVGLGACHTEFVWKDSQASLIEVNYRNIGDQCDLLLQDLLEFPLFEWVLRLHAGEKLPALEFPRKHALVHYLFAKEDGTVTVAPENQTFERNGTITQFQVLSKVGSQVDGTSSKRSFLGVLRMIGPDPVVLQDTLHDLERSLEWRIASPHPVLIS; encoded by the coding sequence ATGTCCCTGACCCTTGCCCTGATTGCATACCTGCCCACCGACGCTGTGACCCAGGGTTTTTTGCCCGCAGCGCAAAAACTCGGCTGGAAGGTCATGCTGTACACCGATGTTCCCGAACTGCACCACAAAGCTTATGAAGGCCTCTCTTTCAAACCCGAAATCATTGAAGCCGATGTGTTTCAGGTGCAAAGCCTGATCGAGGCCGTCGCCTCTCATGGCAAACCCGATGTGGTCTTCTCGAATTCAGATCACCTGCAAACCCAGACCGCCTTGCTGGCCGAGTATTTTGGTCTTCCCGGAAAACCCTGGAAAGCCGCTTACCGGGCGAAAAACAAGGCCGCCATGCGCAGGCAGCTTGAGGCCCCGGATTTTTACCACACTGTGCTGCACCCCGATCAGGACTGGCACACCAACCATCCTTATCCGGTGGTGCTCAAGCCCAGAGAAGGGGTCGCCAGCAGGCACGCCTATTACATCCCGGATGCCTTGACCCTGCGTGACCGCGTGCAGCAGGTCTGGAGTGAAGAAAAAATCCCACTGGTGGTCGAACAATACCTGACCGGGCAGCTCTACACCCTGGAAACCCTGGGGGATGGTGAAACCATTCAGGTGCTTGGGGGGTTCAAAACGCGCCTCAGCCCACCCCCTTACTTTCTTGAAGAAACCATGGAGTGGCAGCCTGATCTGCCTGCAGAGATGCAACAGCAGGTGCTGGAACAACTGGCAAAACTCGGGGTTGGCCTTGGGGCCTGTCACACCGAATTTGTCTGGAAGGACAGTCAGGCGTCACTGATCGAGGTGAATTACCGCAACATCGGGGACCAGTGCGACCTGCTGTTGCAGGACCTGCTGGAGTTTCCGTTGTTCGAGTGGGTGCTCAGGCTGCATGCCGGAGAAAAACTCCCTGCGCTGGAATTCCCCAGAAAGCACGCTCTGGTGCATTACCTGTTTGCAAAAGAGGATGGAACCGTCACGGTTGCCCCAGAAAACCAGACGTTTGAGCGAAATGGGACCATCACCCAGTTTCAGGTGCTCAGCAAGGTGGGGTCACAGGTGGATGGGACCTCCAGCAAACGGAGCTTCCTGGGGGTGCTGCGCATGATTGGCCCTGATCCTGTGGTGCTTCAGGACACCCTGCATGATCTGGAAAGGAGCCTGGAATGGCGCATCGCCTCACCCCATCCCGTGCTGATTTCATAG
- a CDS encoding MFS transporter — translation MTGQVTLMVVLGHFVAAFTALGLPPYLTEALRGMGGDGTRWAGILYILPTICVAISAPFWGKMADRYGSRKLLIRAQLGLAVSYFLTSQANSPLMLALSLMLQGLLGGTFSASSAYLGNQLKGKTLSRALTLMQSSARLALLVAPVLVGVLIQHHPVLQLYGWFCLLPLISALLTFFLPEPPVTAKHQRTQKKVSLKAGQRVFWLEFLFVLSTILSFPYFIDHISHQTTLSWVPGLLFSLPHLAYLLAVPLLPRLPQGWTLGAGFVLVGISLLWHLWASDLLLLGLLRLVLGFGMALCISSINDLAAELAEHHPRGQLFGVLEAYGKGGAVVAGILASLLSTHMEWTFWLSGTVALVSVLLTLSPARTLQQATTD, via the coding sequence ATGACCGGACAGGTCACCCTGATGGTGGTGCTGGGCCATTTTGTGGCTGCCTTCACCGCCCTCGGGCTCCCCCCTTACCTCACCGAGGCCCTCAGAGGCATGGGAGGAGATGGGACGAGGTGGGCTGGCATCCTGTACATCCTGCCCACCATCTGTGTGGCGATCAGTGCGCCGTTCTGGGGCAAAATGGCAGACCGTTACGGCAGCCGAAAACTGCTGATCCGTGCCCAGCTTGGCCTCGCCGTCAGTTACTTTCTGACCAGTCAGGCAAACAGTCCCCTGATGCTGGCCCTCAGCCTGATGCTGCAAGGGCTGCTGGGCGGCACCTTCTCGGCATCGAGCGCCTACCTGGGAAACCAGCTGAAAGGAAAAACCCTCAGCCGTGCCCTGACCCTGATGCAGAGTTCTGCCCGTCTGGCCCTGCTGGTGGCCCCTGTGCTGGTGGGAGTGCTGATCCAGCATCATCCGGTCTTGCAGCTTTACGGCTGGTTCTGCCTGCTGCCCCTGATTTCTGCCCTTCTCACCTTTTTCCTGCCTGAACCTCCAGTGACTGCGAAACATCAGCGCACCCAGAAAAAAGTCTCCCTGAAAGCAGGGCAGCGGGTGTTCTGGCTGGAGTTTCTGTTTGTGCTGTCCACCATCCTCAGTTTTCCTTATTTCATTGACCACATCAGCCACCAGACCACCCTTTCCTGGGTCCCAGGGCTGCTGTTCTCTTTGCCCCATCTGGCCTACCTGCTTGCGGTTCCCTTGCTTCCCAGACTCCCGCAGGGCTGGACCCTTGGTGCTGGATTTGTGCTGGTCGGCATCAGTTTGCTGTGGCACCTGTGGGCCAGCGACCTGCTCCTGCTGGGCCTGCTGCGTCTGGTGCTGGGTTTCGGGATGGCCCTGTGCATCTCGTCCATCAACGACCTGGCGGCAGAACTGGCAGAACACCATCCCAGAGGTCAGCTGTTCGGGGTGCTGGAGGCCTACGGCAAGGGTGGCGCCGTGGTGGCAGGGATTCTTGCCAGCCTCCTGAGCACCCACATGGAATGGACCTTCTGGCTCTCAGGAACCGTTGCCCTGGTCAGCGTGCTGCTCACCCTTTCGCCTGCCCGAACCTTACAGCAGGCCACCACCGATTGA
- a CDS encoding IucA/IucC family protein has product MTVQTLHVERFIWHNLLNCYLRELQPPTRQVGRDLHIELPRTHQLLKVALQSADPLQFGEQIWLKVHHQWHPTRWQEVGEVLARELTAQTGEENPEFLHQLEESARFTLRFLQDASPAPQDSYLHSEQSLTLGHRFHPTPKSRSGSLSSWEKYSPELKTRFVLRYFAVQEAYFETNAPDLTRFEHENIKAPEGYRLLPAHPWQARLALAQPAIKQALEKGILLDLGEGSVHYAPTSSIRTLYREGHPWFYKFSLHARITNCLRKNAHYELTGAALLTEHMRPVLQDLAQVFPETRVLLEPAYCTVKLDTHSKEYLGMLLRENPAPDLRDGEALVLCATLTDEAAQHPAHLSRVSSKDLLPWWKAYLRQTVAPVLHLFFQHGVVLEPHLQNVLIVLRDGLPAQAIFRDLEGTKVLPEHHSDLLQNAPQEVRKAITYDRDQGWKRVAYCLLVNHLLEVGKGILIQNPQLKQDAWQALADEVEAHQQKFGAEPELQDLLSGSPLPGKANLLNRWQRQADREAGYVPVANPLKELR; this is encoded by the coding sequence ATGACCGTCCAGACCCTTCATGTGGAACGTTTCATCTGGCACAACCTGCTCAATTGCTACCTCAGGGAGCTGCAACCTCCCACCCGTCAGGTGGGCAGAGACCTGCACATCGAACTCCCACGCACCCATCAGTTGCTGAAAGTGGCCCTGCAGTCTGCTGATCCCCTGCAGTTTGGAGAGCAGATCTGGCTGAAGGTGCACCACCAGTGGCACCCCACAAGGTGGCAGGAGGTGGGGGAGGTGCTGGCCCGCGAACTGACCGCCCAGACAGGTGAAGAAAACCCTGAATTCTTGCATCAGCTTGAGGAGAGTGCCCGTTTCACCCTGCGTTTTCTGCAGGATGCCAGCCCTGCCCCCCAGGATTCTTACCTGCATTCCGAACAATCCCTGACCCTGGGGCACCGTTTTCACCCGACCCCAAAGAGCCGCTCTGGGAGCCTGAGCAGCTGGGAGAAATACTCCCCTGAACTGAAAACCCGATTTGTGCTCAGGTATTTTGCGGTGCAAGAGGCTTATTTCGAAACCAACGCACCCGACCTCACCCGGTTTGAGCACGAAAACATCAAGGCCCCAGAAGGGTACCGTCTGCTGCCCGCCCACCCCTGGCAGGCCAGACTGGCCCTGGCACAACCTGCCATCAAACAGGCACTGGAAAAGGGAATTTTGCTGGACCTGGGCGAGGGAAGCGTGCATTACGCTCCGACCTCCAGCATCCGCACCCTGTACCGTGAGGGCCATCCCTGGTTCTACAAGTTCAGCCTGCATGCCCGCATCACCAACTGCCTGCGCAAGAACGCCCATTACGAACTGACCGGGGCAGCCCTGCTGACAGAGCACATGCGTCCGGTGCTGCAGGATCTGGCGCAGGTGTTCCCTGAAACCCGTGTTCTGCTGGAACCTGCATATTGCACGGTCAAACTGGACACGCACAGCAAGGAATACCTGGGGATGCTGCTCCGGGAAAACCCTGCCCCTGACCTCCGGGACGGAGAGGCCCTGGTCCTGTGTGCCACCCTGACCGATGAGGCAGCCCAGCATCCAGCCCACCTCTCCCGTGTTTCCTCAAAAGACCTGCTGCCCTGGTGGAAAGCCTACCTCAGGCAAACCGTGGCTCCCGTGCTCCACCTGTTTTTCCAGCATGGTGTGGTGCTGGAACCGCACCTGCAGAATGTGCTGATCGTGCTGCGTGACGGCCTGCCTGCCCAGGCCATCTTCCGGGATCTGGAGGGCACCAAGGTGCTGCCCGAACACCACTCTGACCTGCTCCAGAATGCACCACAAGAGGTCCGAAAAGCCATCACCTACGACCGGGATCAGGGCTGGAAGCGGGTGGCCTACTGCCTGCTGGTCAACCACCTGCTGGAAGTGGGCAAAGGCATCCTGATTCAGAATCCGCAGCTCAAGCAGGACGCGTGGCAGGCCCTGGCGGATGAGGTTGAGGCCCACCAGCAGAAATTTGGCGCAGAGCCTGAACTTCAGGACCTGCTCAGTGGATCTCCCCTTCCTGGCAAGGCCAACCTGCTCAACCGCTGGCAACGCCAGGCAGACCGGGAAGCGGGATACGTGCCCGTTGCAAACCCTTTGAAGGAGCTCCGGTGA
- a CDS encoding ATP-dependent helicase has protein sequence MKQPTLEQQQIIQHNKGAALVYAVAGAGKTTCLTQRIARLVRDGIFRPERILATSFSRESVKDIQSKLAGGPEVQRVQVKTLHGVGLHVLKKAVQMGLLPEFKSEADSEATRSRLIKQVLRESRLRGLPIPDHFDLEDFMNYVGSCKASLKYAELLEWDFPETALKVISQAEAPEGLPHYLELYRAFERHRERENFITFDDMIGLAWDLSVKNPDLMEWVSSQYDCVLIDEFQDLNLAQSEFVHLLVQNHLNIMALGDDDQTIYSWRGSSPEFIRNFQQRYAARKYHITHNFRSCATHLALANFVISQNENREVKHLRLTRGFEGITEVHGVDSQFESAKRIADQIEQNLEKGFKVQDHAILVRTYAMTPFIETEFIERQISYRILGGHYFYKREEIRVLLDYLRVARTLYQLQTGTKLDPVQLRDLKTQMLSIIGSPRRYITRQYINSLFIRLLGQEDHLLAQIQLDSENPNHQRFQHGLQALHFVLDSLARMVAYDAEAYAVLENLLYWTDYEQHLLATTADPELAEARMLGARNLIRYASGKGNTEDFLQHMEFVMFRETTLDAISDERVLITTPYRAKGLEWPVVFVPGLNEGSVPSMRSLEDPAQLEEERRVLYVCITRAREQLYLYHTDREDAPPISRFLLGKNEEKADPEDLYTYQNVLQEVGHIQQALQKPEEEPLTPQDVHALVRSVADHHFRTYLQHYAYHHFDLDHLMVLSSKVLGAAEGLKALSHFTEEELTVWESYGQAPEPMQFTQKDLEVYARTLNLHASRSA, from the coding sequence ATGAAACAGCCAACCCTGGAGCAGCAGCAGATCATCCAGCACAACAAAGGAGCTGCGCTGGTCTATGCGGTGGCCGGAGCAGGCAAAACCACCTGCCTGACCCAGCGCATTGCAAGGCTGGTCCGGGACGGCATCTTCCGTCCAGAGCGCATTCTGGCAACCAGTTTCAGCCGTGAAAGCGTGAAGGACATCCAGAGCAAACTTGCTGGTGGCCCGGAAGTGCAGAGGGTGCAGGTCAAGACCCTGCACGGCGTGGGTCTGCATGTCCTGAAAAAGGCCGTTCAGATGGGGCTGTTGCCTGAATTCAAATCCGAAGCAGACAGCGAAGCCACCCGCTCTCGGCTGATCAAACAGGTTCTCCGGGAGTCCAGGTTGCGGGGCCTTCCCATCCCGGACCACTTTGACCTCGAAGATTTCATGAATTACGTGGGGTCCTGCAAGGCGTCTCTCAAATACGCTGAACTGCTGGAATGGGATTTTCCAGAAACCGCCCTGAAGGTGATCTCCCAGGCAGAAGCCCCCGAAGGACTGCCCCACTATCTGGAGCTCTACCGGGCCTTTGAGCGCCACAGGGAACGGGAGAACTTCATCACCTTCGATGACATGATCGGACTTGCCTGGGACCTCTCGGTGAAAAACCCAGACCTGATGGAATGGGTGTCCAGCCAGTACGACTGTGTGCTCATCGATGAATTTCAGGACCTCAACCTGGCCCAGTCGGAATTTGTGCACCTGCTCGTCCAGAACCACCTGAACATCATGGCCCTCGGAGACGACGACCAGACCATTTACAGCTGGCGCGGATCGAGTCCCGAATTCATTCGCAACTTCCAGCAGCGTTACGCGGCCCGCAAGTACCACATCACCCACAACTTTCGGTCCTGCGCAACGCACCTGGCCCTGGCCAATTTTGTGATCTCCCAGAACGAGAACCGGGAAGTCAAACACCTCAGGCTCACCAGGGGCTTTGAGGGGATCACGGAAGTGCATGGGGTGGATTCACAGTTTGAAAGTGCAAAACGCATTGCGGACCAGATCGAGCAGAACCTTGAAAAGGGCTTCAAAGTGCAGGACCACGCAATCCTGGTTCGCACCTATGCCATGACCCCCTTCATTGAAACGGAATTCATCGAACGGCAGATTTCCTACCGGATTCTGGGAGGGCACTACTTTTACAAGAGAGAGGAAATCCGGGTGCTGCTGGACTACCTGAGGGTGGCCCGCACCCTGTACCAGCTTCAGACCGGAACGAAGCTCGACCCGGTGCAGCTCAGGGACCTCAAGACCCAGATGCTCTCCATCATTGGAAGCCCTCGCCGATACATCACCCGCCAGTACATCAACTCGCTGTTCATCCGCCTGCTCGGTCAGGAAGACCATTTGCTTGCGCAAATCCAGCTGGACAGTGAGAATCCCAACCACCAGCGCTTTCAACACGGGCTTCAGGCCTTGCATTTTGTGCTGGACAGCCTCGCTCGCATGGTCGCCTACGATGCGGAGGCCTACGCTGTTCTCGAAAATCTGCTCTACTGGACCGATTACGAACAGCACCTGCTGGCCACCACCGCCGACCCGGAACTGGCAGAGGCCAGAATGCTGGGGGCCAGAAACCTGATTCGTTATGCTTCAGGTAAGGGCAACACCGAGGACTTCCTGCAGCACATGGAGTTCGTGATGTTCCGGGAAACCACCCTCGACGCCATCAGCGATGAACGGGTGCTGATCACCACCCCTTACCGGGCCAAAGGGCTGGAATGGCCGGTGGTGTTTGTGCCCGGACTCAACGAGGGAAGCGTCCCCTCCATGCGCAGTCTGGAGGACCCTGCACAGCTTGAGGAAGAGAGGCGGGTGCTGTATGTCTGCATCACCCGGGCCAGAGAACAGCTTTACCTGTACCACACCGACCGGGAGGATGCCCCTCCGATCAGCCGTTTCCTGCTGGGCAAAAACGAGGAGAAGGCAGACCCGGAAGACCTGTACACCTACCAGAATGTCCTGCAGGAGGTGGGTCACATTCAACAGGCCCTCCAGAAGCCAGAAGAGGAACCCCTGACCCCGCAGGACGTGCATGCCCTGGTGCGTTCCGTTGCTGACCACCACTTCCGCACGTACCTGCAGCACTACGCCTACCATCACTTTGACCTGGACCATCTGATGGTGCTCAGCAGCAAGGTGCTCGGGGCTGCAGAGGGCCTCAAAGCCCTGTCCCATTTCACCGAGGAAGAATTGACCGTGTGGGAGAGCTACGGTCAGGCCCCGGAACCCATGCAGTTCACCCAGAAGGACCTGGAGGTCTACGCCAGAACCCTGAACCTGCATGCCAGCAGGAGCGCCTGA